One Streptomyces sp. NBC_00102 DNA segment encodes these proteins:
- a CDS encoding S8 family serine peptidase, with translation MATSVALVSGVMLPAAGSASASPHQAPPRTPAAHARQAAEPQSHDITLVTGDVVHYVEGAGAGGQGTVTVDRPDGAIGGVHVQQAGDDLYVLPDEATSLLAAGKLDRRLFNISALIGMGYDDERTGGIPLIATYPQSLARSVPVTPDGARKTRTLESIHSVALTTDKSEARTFWDDISRTQTARSLDAGLSKLWLDGRSTAQLSESVPQINAPAAWAEGYDGTGIKVAVLDTGIDADHPDVKDRILESKSFVPGEDVDDKNGHGTHVASTVAGSGAASDGLNKGVAPGAGLLIGKVLGNSGEGADSGIIEAMEWAKAEGADVVSMSLGAPVPDDGSDPMAQAVDALSANGGPLFVIAAGNSYGAGTISAPGSAAEALTVAAVDKQDNRADFSSMGPLINTHGLKPDISAPGVGINAAASQSVPGMEGMYQSMDGTSMATPHVAGAAAILKQRHPEWSGARIKDALMSTSKRLTAYTPYEQGTGRVDVKAAVDTTIEATGSVEVADYAWPHDASDETARRTITYTNTGKQDVTLHLATDSDSDAYTLSTPELTVPAGSSAEAVLSIDPARIDAGTLFSGQVFATDATGATVAHTGFAASKEEERYDLTIQLRDRAGEPTDGQVVFAALEDPQLSVVNVSGETTLRLPPGNYTAWTALDIDGDRADSKALAFLAAPETILGTGPKTITLDASKARKISAKAPQESETRQLRYDMARTSPSGLLQRDVYQIPLTYDELWAAPTEKVTQGTFSFLTRWRLGEEQIDVTADGDDVPVTVQVGSVVAEDREQELAAVYAGDGSAAAYKGIRAKGKAVVITRSDAVAPADRLANAVAAGAEALFVVNDGRGVLMEPYTEWGTESAIPVASAQKIAGQSLVRAAQRGKKIDVDQKDFADYVYDLVDRHDGNIPDRSLAFTPSTRQLAKVENTFYGAKKTLGAGYRYDIPDYGPGVGFDEYEQFPGVRDEWVTPLPGDSFWYENHSVFNADATDTAAEMRSASLDYTAGRTYKDDWFAPVTSPRLGTGYWGPFRTSYNDMQFNISAWTDSGEGHSGSMPSDEYDTTSYAFYQGDTLIKKGAGRAGYAWDLSPEKLPYRLVLDSGRDAETWKSSTRTHTEWDFRSGQLDGGEAGYAQSDIPLIQLDFDVDTDLAGDVKAGKEVELGLGAGTQAWLDGAVKATSASLQVSYDDGAKWSTVRLSRTASGSWTATFTPPKTGATSVSLKAHAEGPDGLAVDEEIIRAFGLK, from the coding sequence ATGGCGACCTCCGTCGCGCTCGTGAGCGGTGTCATGCTCCCCGCCGCCGGTTCCGCATCGGCATCCCCCCACCAGGCGCCCCCCCGGACCCCGGCCGCACATGCCCGGCAGGCGGCCGAACCGCAGAGCCACGACATCACCCTCGTCACCGGTGACGTGGTGCACTACGTCGAGGGTGCCGGAGCCGGCGGCCAAGGCACCGTCACCGTCGACCGCCCGGACGGCGCGATTGGCGGCGTCCACGTCCAGCAGGCCGGCGACGACCTCTACGTACTGCCCGACGAGGCGACCTCCCTCCTCGCCGCGGGCAAGCTCGACCGCAGGCTCTTCAACATCTCGGCGCTGATCGGCATGGGGTACGACGACGAGCGGACCGGCGGCATCCCGCTGATCGCCACCTACCCGCAGTCCCTCGCGCGTTCGGTGCCCGTCACACCGGACGGCGCCAGGAAGACGCGCACCCTGGAGTCGATCCACTCGGTGGCGCTCACCACCGACAAGTCCGAGGCGCGCACCTTCTGGGACGACATATCCCGTACACAGACCGCACGTTCGCTGGACGCGGGCCTCTCCAAGCTCTGGCTCGACGGCCGATCGACGGCCCAGCTCTCCGAATCGGTGCCGCAGATCAACGCGCCCGCCGCCTGGGCCGAGGGGTACGACGGAACGGGCATCAAGGTCGCGGTCCTGGACACCGGCATCGACGCGGACCACCCGGACGTCAAGGACCGCATCCTGGAGTCGAAGAGCTTTGTCCCCGGCGAGGACGTGGACGACAAGAACGGCCACGGCACGCACGTGGCATCGACCGTCGCCGGATCCGGCGCCGCGTCGGACGGGCTGAACAAGGGCGTCGCCCCCGGCGCCGGACTGCTGATCGGCAAGGTGCTCGGGAACAGCGGCGAAGGCGCCGACTCCGGCATCATCGAGGCGATGGAATGGGCGAAGGCCGAAGGCGCCGACGTCGTCTCCATGAGCCTCGGCGCCCCGGTGCCGGACGACGGCAGCGACCCCATGGCCCAGGCGGTCGACGCCCTCTCGGCGAACGGCGGTCCGCTCTTCGTCATCGCGGCCGGCAACTCCTACGGCGCCGGCACCATCAGCGCGCCCGGCTCGGCGGCCGAGGCACTCACCGTCGCCGCCGTCGACAAGCAGGACAACCGCGCCGACTTCTCCTCCATGGGCCCCCTGATCAACACCCACGGTCTGAAGCCCGACATCTCCGCCCCGGGCGTCGGCATCAACGCGGCCGCCTCGCAGTCCGTCCCCGGCATGGAGGGCATGTACCAGTCGATGGACGGCACCTCGATGGCGACCCCGCACGTCGCCGGTGCCGCCGCCATCCTCAAGCAGCGCCACCCCGAGTGGTCCGGCGCGCGCATCAAGGACGCGCTGATGAGCACGTCCAAGCGGCTCACCGCGTACACCCCGTACGAGCAGGGAACCGGCCGGGTGGACGTCAAGGCCGCCGTCGACACCACGATCGAGGCCACCGGCTCCGTCGAGGTCGCCGACTACGCCTGGCCGCACGACGCCTCCGACGAGACGGCCCGCCGGACCATCACGTACACCAACACCGGCAAGCAGGACGTCACGCTCCACCTGGCGACCGACTCGGACTCCGACGCGTACACCCTCTCCACCCCGGAGCTGACCGTCCCGGCAGGCTCGTCCGCCGAGGCCGTGCTCTCCATCGACCCGGCCAGGATCGACGCGGGCACCCTCTTCTCGGGCCAGGTGTTCGCCACCGACGCGACCGGCGCCACCGTCGCCCACACGGGCTTCGCGGCGTCCAAGGAGGAGGAGCGCTACGACCTCACCATCCAGCTCCGCGACCGGGCGGGTGAACCGACGGACGGACAGGTCGTGTTCGCCGCACTCGAAGACCCTCAGCTGAGCGTCGTCAACGTCTCCGGCGAGACCACTCTGCGGCTCCCCCCGGGCAACTACACCGCCTGGACCGCCCTCGACATCGACGGTGACCGCGCCGACTCCAAGGCGCTCGCCTTCCTCGCCGCACCCGAGACCATCCTCGGCACCGGGCCGAAGACCATCACCCTCGACGCGTCGAAGGCCCGCAAGATCAGCGCGAAGGCCCCGCAGGAGTCCGAGACCCGCCAGCTCCGCTACGACATGGCCCGTACGTCCCCCAGCGGCCTGCTGCAACGCGACGTCTACCAGATCCCGCTGACCTACGACGAGCTGTGGGCCGCGCCCACCGAGAAGGTCACCCAGGGCACCTTCAGCTTCCTGACCCGCTGGCGCCTGGGTGAGGAACAGATCGACGTCACGGCCGACGGCGACGACGTCCCGGTCACCGTGCAGGTCGGCTCCGTCGTCGCCGAGGACCGCGAGCAGGAGCTCGCCGCCGTGTACGCCGGAGACGGAAGTGCTGCGGCCTACAAGGGGATTCGGGCCAAGGGCAAGGCAGTGGTCATCACCCGCAGCGACGCCGTCGCCCCCGCCGACCGGCTCGCCAACGCGGTCGCCGCCGGAGCCGAGGCGCTCTTCGTCGTCAACGACGGCCGAGGCGTGCTCATGGAGCCCTACACCGAGTGGGGCACCGAGTCCGCGATCCCGGTGGCCTCGGCCCAGAAGATCGCCGGCCAGTCCCTGGTCCGGGCCGCCCAGCGAGGCAAGAAGATCGACGTCGACCAGAAGGACTTCGCCGACTACGTCTACGACCTGGTCGACCGCCACGACGGCAACATCCCCGACCGCTCACTGGCGTTCACTCCGTCCACCCGTCAACTCGCCAAGGTGGAGAACACCTTCTACGGCGCGAAGAAGACGCTCGGTGCCGGCTACCGCTACGACATCCCGGACTACGGCCCGGGCGTCGGGTTCGACGAGTACGAGCAGTTCCCGGGCGTCCGCGACGAGTGGGTGACCCCGCTCCCGGGCGACTCCTTCTGGTACGAGAACCACTCCGTCTTCAACGCCGACGCCACCGACACCGCCGCCGAGATGCGCAGCGCCTCGCTCGACTACACGGCCGGCCGCACCTACAAGGACGACTGGTTCGCCCCGGTGACGAGCCCCCGCCTCGGCACCGGCTACTGGGGCCCGTTCCGTACCTCGTACAACGACATGCAGTTCAACATCAGCGCGTGGACCGACTCGGGCGAAGGCCACTCGGGATCGATGCCCTCGGACGAGTACGACACCACGAGCTACGCGTTCTACCAGGGTGACACCCTGATCAAGAAGGGCGCGGGCCGGGCCGGTTACGCCTGGGACCTCTCGCCCGAGAAGCTGCCGTACCGCCTGGTTCTCGACTCCGGCCGCGACGCCGAGACCTGGAAGTCCTCCACGCGCACCCACACCGAGTGGGACTTCCGCTCGGGGCAGCTCGACGGGGGCGAGGCTGG
- a CDS encoding (2Fe-2S)-binding protein, with the protein MRVHFTVNGRPQQADDVWEGESLLYVLRERLGLPGSKNACEQGECGSCTVRLDGVPVCACLVAAGQAEGREVVTVEGLADYARHRDAAHPGDGCAARGCGTGLDEARSWQAAPGPDGPPLSPVQQAFVDAGAVQCGFCTPGLLVAADELLEQRPSPSDQDIREALSGNLCRCTGYEKILDAVRLAAARSGQAVRP; encoded by the coding sequence ATGCGCGTCCACTTCACCGTCAACGGCCGGCCGCAACAGGCGGACGACGTCTGGGAGGGCGAGTCCCTCCTGTACGTCCTGCGCGAGCGCCTGGGCCTGCCCGGCTCCAAGAACGCCTGCGAGCAGGGCGAGTGCGGCTCCTGCACCGTCCGCCTCGACGGGGTGCCCGTCTGCGCCTGCCTGGTCGCCGCCGGGCAGGCCGAGGGACGCGAGGTCGTCACCGTCGAAGGGCTCGCCGACTACGCCCGCCACCGCGACGCCGCCCACCCCGGAGACGGCTGCGCGGCCCGGGGCTGCGGCACCGGCCTCGACGAAGCGCGCTCCTGGCAGGCCGCGCCGGGACCGGACGGCCCCCCGCTCTCGCCCGTACAGCAGGCATTCGTCGACGCCGGAGCGGTGCAGTGCGGCTTCTGCACCCCCGGACTCCTGGTCGCCGCCGACGAACTGCTCGAACAACGGCCCTCACCGTCCGACCAGGACATCCGCGAGGCGCTCTCCGGCAACCTCTGCCGCTGCACCGGCTACGAGAAGATCCTCGACGCGGTCCGCCTCGCGGCCGCCCGCTCCGGACAGGCGGTACGCCCATGA
- a CDS encoding XdhC family protein, with the protein MLDIAAELHRWTAQGRDFAVATVVRVTGSAPRRPGAALAVDRDGEAVGSVSGGCVEGAVYELCRQALDDGTTVRERFGYSDEDAFAVGLTCGGTIEVLVTAVRAGDAARPVVAAALASAAAGRPAALARVVEGPAELLGQAVFVPANEPVGCEIDGTSHQSDAFGRAVVAEARAMLAGGRTGTVTVGADGSPSGRPVAVFVESVVPPPRMIVFGAVDFASALTRAAAFLGYRVTVCDARPVFATAARFPEADEIVVDWPHRYLATAEVDARTVLCVLTHDPKFDVPLLKTALRLPVGYVGAMGSRRTHREREAALREEGITTQELDRLHSPIGLDLGARTPEETALSIMAEIVAERYGGSGARLTGARTPIHHEPIRPSDVPVLDFAAMNALSVPGG; encoded by the coding sequence GTGCTGGACATCGCCGCCGAACTGCACCGATGGACCGCGCAGGGACGGGACTTCGCCGTCGCCACCGTCGTCCGGGTCACCGGAAGCGCGCCCCGCCGGCCGGGCGCCGCACTCGCCGTCGACCGGGACGGCGAGGCGGTGGGATCGGTCTCCGGCGGCTGCGTGGAGGGCGCGGTGTACGAACTGTGCCGCCAGGCCCTGGACGACGGGACCACCGTCCGCGAGCGGTTCGGCTACAGCGACGAGGACGCCTTCGCGGTCGGCCTCACCTGCGGCGGGACCATCGAGGTACTGGTCACCGCGGTCCGCGCCGGTGACGCCGCCCGCCCGGTCGTGGCGGCGGCTCTCGCCTCGGCCGCGGCGGGGCGGCCGGCCGCTCTCGCCCGGGTCGTCGAAGGCCCCGCCGAACTCCTCGGGCAGGCCGTGTTCGTTCCGGCGAACGAGCCCGTGGGTTGCGAAATTGACGGAACGTCACATCAGTCGGACGCTTTCGGGAGAGCCGTCGTCGCGGAAGCGCGGGCCATGCTGGCGGGCGGGCGCACCGGCACGGTCACGGTCGGCGCGGACGGCTCGCCGAGCGGTCGGCCCGTCGCCGTGTTCGTGGAGTCGGTCGTGCCGCCGCCCCGCATGATCGTCTTCGGGGCGGTCGACTTCGCCTCGGCGCTGACCCGGGCGGCGGCGTTCCTCGGCTACCGGGTCACCGTCTGCGACGCCCGGCCCGTCTTCGCCACGGCAGCCCGCTTCCCCGAGGCCGACGAGATCGTGGTCGACTGGCCGCACCGCTATCTCGCGACCGCCGAGGTCGACGCGCGTACCGTCCTCTGCGTCCTCACCCACGACCCCAAGTTCGACGTACCGCTGCTGAAGACCGCGTTGCGGCTGCCGGTCGGGTACGTCGGTGCCATGGGGTCGCGGCGCACCCACCGGGAGCGGGAGGCGGCGCTGCGCGAAGAGGGCATCACCACGCAGGAGTTGGACCGGCTGCACTCTCCGATCGGACTGGACCTCGGGGCCCGTACGCCCGAGGAGACCGCGCTCTCGATCATGGCGGAGATCGTGGCCGAGCGGTACGGCGGCAGCGGCGCACGGCTCACCGGTGCCCGTACCCCGATCCATCACGAGCCCATCCGCCCGTCGGACGTCCCGGTCCTGGACTTCGCCGCGATGAACGCCCTCTCAGTGCCTGGCGGTTAG
- a CDS encoding xanthine dehydrogenase family protein molybdopterin-binding subunit, which translates to MTTIGTPVGLTQGARTRGGIGESTPRPDGTLKVTGEFAYSSDMWHEDMLWGHTLRSTTAHAEIRSIDISEALATPGVYAVLTHDDLPAAMKNYGLEIKDTPALAHGRVRHHGEPVALVAADHPETARRAAAKIRVDYAELPVVTDEASATAPGAPVLHEGRDDHHSGHVPHPNVVHRQPIVRGDAAAAAARADVVVRGEYIFGMQDQAFLGPESGLAVPAEDGGVDLYVATQWLHSDLGQIAPVLGLPEGKIRMTLSGVGGAFGGREDLSMQIHACLLALRTGKPVKMVYNRFESFFGHVHRHPARLTYEHGATRDGKLTHVKCRIVLDGGAYASSSPAVVGNAASLSVGPYAVDDVDIEAIALYTNNPPCGAMRGFGAVQACFAYEAQMDKLAAELGLHPVEFRRINAMEQGTLLPTGQPCDSPAPVAELLRRVRSRPLPPERQWLTADPVSGAGSVDVRALPGGLSNTTHGEGVVRGVGYAVGLKNVGFSEGFDDYSTARVRMEVINGEAVATVHTAMAEVGQGGVTVHAQIARTELGVDQVTIQPADTRVGSAGSTSASRQTYVTGGAIKNSCEAVRERVLELGRAKFGTYHPAWATAELLLEDGKVVTDGGEALAGLADVLGDEVVDVELEWRHRPTEPFDLRTGQGNGHVQYSFAAHRAVVEVDTELGLVKVIELACAQDVGRALNPLAVAGQIQGGSTQGLGIAVMEEILVDPVTAKVRNPSFTDYLIPTILDTPPIPLDVLELADHNAPYGLRGVGEAPTLSSTPAVLAAIRAATGLELNRTPVRPEHLTGT; encoded by the coding sequence ATGACGACCATCGGCACCCCGGTCGGCCTCACCCAGGGCGCACGCACCCGGGGCGGGATCGGCGAGTCCACCCCGCGTCCCGACGGCACCCTCAAGGTCACGGGGGAGTTCGCCTACTCCTCCGACATGTGGCACGAGGACATGCTCTGGGGCCACACCCTGCGCTCCACCACCGCCCACGCCGAGATCCGCTCCATCGACATCTCCGAGGCGCTCGCCACCCCCGGCGTGTACGCGGTCCTCACCCACGACGACCTGCCCGCCGCCATGAAGAACTACGGCCTGGAGATCAAGGACACCCCCGCCCTGGCCCACGGCCGGGTCCGCCACCACGGCGAACCGGTCGCGCTGGTCGCCGCCGACCACCCCGAGACCGCCCGCCGCGCCGCCGCGAAGATCCGCGTCGACTACGCCGAACTCCCCGTCGTCACCGACGAGGCGTCCGCCACCGCCCCTGGCGCGCCCGTGCTCCACGAGGGCCGCGACGACCACCACAGCGGTCACGTCCCGCACCCCAACGTCGTGCACCGCCAGCCGATCGTGCGCGGCGACGCGGCGGCCGCGGCGGCCCGCGCGGACGTGGTCGTGCGCGGTGAGTACATCTTCGGCATGCAGGACCAGGCATTCCTCGGCCCCGAGTCCGGACTGGCCGTCCCCGCCGAGGACGGCGGCGTCGACCTCTACGTCGCGACCCAGTGGCTCCACTCCGACCTGGGGCAGATCGCTCCCGTCCTCGGCCTCCCCGAAGGGAAGATCCGGATGACGCTCTCCGGCGTCGGCGGGGCCTTCGGAGGACGCGAGGACCTGTCCATGCAGATCCACGCCTGCCTGCTCGCGCTGCGCACCGGCAAGCCCGTCAAGATGGTCTACAACCGCTTCGAGTCCTTCTTCGGCCATGTGCACCGCCACCCCGCCAGGCTCACCTACGAGCACGGCGCCACCCGCGACGGCAAGCTGACCCACGTGAAGTGCCGCATCGTGCTGGACGGTGGCGCCTACGCCTCGTCCTCCCCGGCCGTCGTCGGCAACGCGGCCTCGCTCTCGGTGGGACCGTACGCCGTGGACGACGTCGACATCGAGGCGATCGCCCTCTACACCAACAACCCTCCCTGCGGGGCGATGCGCGGCTTCGGGGCCGTCCAGGCATGCTTCGCCTACGAGGCCCAGATGGACAAGCTCGCCGCCGAACTCGGCCTGCACCCGGTGGAGTTCCGCCGTATCAACGCCATGGAGCAGGGCACCCTGCTGCCCACCGGGCAGCCCTGCGACTCGCCCGCGCCGGTCGCCGAACTCCTGCGCCGCGTCAGGTCCCGCCCGCTGCCGCCCGAACGCCAGTGGCTGACCGCCGACCCGGTGTCGGGCGCCGGTTCGGTCGACGTACGCGCGCTGCCGGGCGGGCTCTCCAACACCACGCACGGGGAAGGCGTCGTGCGGGGCGTCGGGTACGCGGTCGGGCTGAAGAACGTCGGCTTCTCCGAGGGCTTCGACGACTACTCCACCGCCCGGGTCCGGATGGAGGTCATCAACGGCGAGGCGGTCGCCACCGTGCACACCGCGATGGCGGAGGTCGGGCAGGGCGGAGTCACCGTGCACGCCCAGATCGCCCGCACCGAACTCGGCGTGGACCAGGTCACCATCCAGCCCGCCGACACCCGGGTCGGCTCGGCCGGCTCCACCTCGGCCTCCCGCCAGACGTACGTCACCGGCGGTGCGATCAAGAACAGCTGCGAGGCCGTCCGGGAACGGGTGCTGGAGCTGGGCCGCGCCAAGTTCGGTACGTACCACCCCGCTTGGGCCACCGCCGAGCTGCTCCTTGAGGACGGCAAGGTGGTCACCGACGGTGGCGAGGCCCTCGCCGGTCTCGCCGACGTGCTGGGCGACGAGGTGGTCGACGTCGAGCTGGAGTGGCGCCACCGCCCCACCGAACCCTTCGACCTGCGCACCGGCCAGGGCAACGGCCATGTGCAGTACTCCTTCGCCGCGCACCGGGCCGTGGTGGAGGTGGACACCGAACTGGGCCTCGTGAAGGTGATCGAACTCGCCTGTGCCCAGGACGTCGGCAGGGCGCTCAATCCGCTCGCAGTCGCCGGACAGATCCAGGGCGGCTCCACCCAGGGGCTCGGCATCGCCGTGATGGAGGAGATCCTCGTCGATCCGGTCACCGCGAAGGTCCGCAACCCGTCCTTCACCGACTACCTGATCCCCACCATCCTCGACACCCCGCCCATTCCTCTCGACGTACTCGAACTCGCCGACCACAACGCCCCGTACGGCCTGCGGGGTGTGGGCGAGGCCCCCACCCTCTCGTCCACCCCCGCGGTACTCGCCGCGATCCGGGCGGCGACGGGCCTGGAGCTCAACCGGACCCCGGTACGCCCGGAGCACCTCACCGGCACCTGA